Proteins encoded by one window of Microbulbifer salipaludis:
- a CDS encoding FmdB family zinc ribbon protein produces the protein MPIYEYQCKACGHHLEALQRMSDAPLKDCPACNKAELSKQISAAGFRLKGGGWYETDFKTGSKKNLAGDAAKSSSGSGTESKAS, from the coding sequence ATGCCTATCTACGAATACCAGTGCAAGGCCTGTGGCCACCATCTGGAAGCCCTGCAGCGTATGAGCGATGCTCCGCTGAAAGACTGCCCCGCCTGCAACAAGGCGGAACTGAGCAAACAGATCAGCGCGGCCGGCTTTCGCCTGAAGGGCGGCGGCTGGTACGAAACCGACTTCAAAACCGGCAGCAAGAAGAACCTTGCCGGTGATGCCGCCAAATCCAGCAGCGGAAGTGGCACCGAATCCAAAGCCAGCTGA
- the ruvA gene encoding Holliday junction branch migration protein RuvA: MIGRLTGKLAAVQPPQLLVDVQGVGYEVLAPMTTIFELPQLGGSVQLHTHLAVSETSQQLFGFIRESDRQLFRTLIKVNGVGPKMALAILSGLDGAALARCVADDNIGALVKVPGVGKKTAERLIIELRGKLTPQSGDLGDIPLMAASAEPQVDHAGEAESALAALGYKPTDASKMVARAAKAQPEADSATLIRLALKSMAPA, encoded by the coding sequence ATGATAGGAAGACTCACCGGAAAACTGGCCGCCGTACAGCCCCCACAATTACTGGTAGACGTACAGGGCGTGGGCTACGAAGTGCTGGCCCCCATGACCACCATCTTTGAATTGCCGCAGTTGGGCGGTAGCGTGCAGCTGCATACTCATCTGGCAGTGTCGGAAACCTCCCAGCAATTGTTCGGGTTTATTCGTGAATCCGACCGGCAGCTGTTCCGTACCCTGATCAAGGTCAACGGCGTTGGTCCGAAAATGGCCCTGGCCATCCTGTCCGGCCTCGATGGCGCCGCACTGGCGCGCTGTGTGGCAGACGACAATATTGGCGCGCTGGTGAAAGTACCCGGCGTGGGCAAGAAGACCGCCGAGCGACTGATCATCGAGCTGCGTGGCAAGCTGACCCCGCAGAGCGGTGACCTGGGTGATATCCCGCTGATGGCTGCCAGCGCCGAGCCACAGGTCGACCATGCCGGTGAAGCGGAGAGCGCGCTGGCCGCGCTGGGTTACAAGCCCACCGACGCCAGCAAGATGGTCGCCCGCGCCGCCAAGGCGCAGCCCGAAGCCGATAGCGCGACCCTGATACGCCTCGCCCTGAAAAGCATGGCCCCTGCATAA
- the aspS gene encoding aspartate--tRNA ligase: MRTDYCGALRSADIDREVTLCGWVDRRRDHGGVIFIDLRDRDGIAQVVFDPDAAEHFELADRVRSEYVLKVTGRVRARAPEAVNPNMVTGEIEVYGLQLEILNSAETPPFQLDEHTAVGEDVRLKYRYLDLRRNEMQHNLRFRSQLTTAIRNYLDGEGFLDIETPILTRATPEGARDYLVPSRTHGGKFFALPQSPQLFKQLLMVSGFDRYYQIAKCFRDEDLRADRQPEFTQIDIETAFLDENAIMSITENMIRKLFKELKGVELGEFPRMPFSEAMAKFGSDKPDLRIPLELVDIKDLMTEVDFKVFSGPANDPKGRVTALKVPGGNDKLTRKQIDDYTKYVSIYGAKGLAYIKVNDKADLENGLQSPIVKFLPNDVRGAILDRLQAENGDLIFFGADKGKVVSEALGALRCKLGEDLNLYVAEWAPLWVVDFPMFEENDDGSITALHHPFTAPSCAPEELEKNPLEALSRAYDMVLNGTELGGGSIRIHNQDMQQTVFRALGISAEEQREKFGFLLDALKYGAPPHGGLAFGLDRLVMLMTGTDSIRDVIAFPKTQSAACVMTDAPGAVDARQLRELSIRLRQKEEQVG; encoded by the coding sequence ATGCGCACCGACTACTGTGGCGCCCTGCGATCCGCCGATATTGACCGCGAAGTAACCCTGTGTGGCTGGGTAGACCGCCGCCGCGATCACGGGGGAGTCATTTTCATCGACCTGCGCGACCGTGATGGCATCGCACAGGTGGTATTCGATCCGGATGCCGCAGAGCATTTCGAGCTTGCCGACCGTGTGCGCAGTGAGTACGTCCTCAAGGTAACCGGCCGTGTGCGCGCCCGCGCACCGGAAGCGGTGAACCCCAACATGGTGACCGGCGAAATCGAGGTGTACGGCCTGCAGCTGGAAATCCTCAACAGTGCGGAAACCCCTCCTTTCCAGCTGGATGAGCACACCGCGGTGGGCGAAGACGTACGCCTCAAGTACCGCTACCTGGACCTGCGTCGCAACGAGATGCAGCACAACCTGCGCTTCCGCTCGCAGCTCACCACCGCTATCCGCAACTACCTCGATGGTGAAGGTTTCCTCGACATCGAGACCCCGATCCTCACCCGAGCCACCCCGGAAGGCGCGCGCGACTACCTGGTGCCGAGCCGCACCCACGGAGGCAAGTTCTTTGCCCTGCCGCAGTCGCCCCAGCTATTTAAACAGCTGCTGATGGTGTCTGGCTTTGATCGCTACTACCAGATCGCCAAGTGTTTCCGCGACGAAGACCTGCGTGCCGACCGCCAGCCGGAATTTACCCAGATCGATATCGAGACCGCATTCCTCGATGAAAACGCCATCATGTCCATCACTGAGAACATGATTCGCAAGCTGTTCAAAGAGCTGAAAGGGGTGGAGCTGGGTGAATTCCCGCGTATGCCATTCTCCGAAGCCATGGCCAAGTTTGGCTCCGACAAGCCGGACCTGCGTATTCCGCTGGAACTGGTGGACATCAAGGACCTGATGACGGAAGTGGACTTCAAGGTCTTCTCCGGCCCGGCCAACGACCCGAAAGGCCGTGTCACCGCCCTGAAGGTGCCCGGTGGCAACGACAAGCTGACCCGCAAGCAGATCGACGACTACACCAAGTATGTCTCCATCTACGGCGCCAAGGGTCTGGCGTATATCAAGGTGAACGACAAGGCGGATCTGGAAAACGGCCTGCAATCGCCGATCGTCAAGTTCCTGCCGAATGACGTGCGCGGGGCGATTCTCGACCGCCTGCAGGCGGAAAACGGCGACCTGATCTTCTTCGGCGCCGATAAAGGCAAGGTTGTTTCCGAAGCACTGGGCGCGCTGCGCTGCAAGCTGGGTGAAGACCTCAACCTGTACGTGGCCGAGTGGGCGCCGCTGTGGGTGGTGGACTTCCCGATGTTCGAAGAGAACGACGACGGCAGTATCACCGCACTGCACCACCCGTTTACCGCGCCCTCCTGTGCACCGGAAGAGCTGGAGAAAAACCCGCTGGAAGCCCTGTCCCGAGCCTATGACATGGTGCTGAACGGCACCGAGCTGGGTGGCGGCTCCATCCGTATTCACAATCAGGACATGCAGCAGACCGTATTCCGCGCACTGGGTATCAGTGCGGAAGAGCAGCGGGAGAAGTTTGGCTTCCTGCTGGATGCGCTGAAATACGGTGCGCCGCCCCACGGTGGCCTGGCCTTCGGTCTCGACCGGCTGGTGATGCTGATGACCGGCACCGATTCCATTCGCGACGTCATCGCCTTCCCGAAAACGCAGAGCGCGGCCTGTGTAATGACCGACGCACCGGGCGCCGTGGACGCCAGGCAGCTGCGTGAGCTGAGCATCCGTCTGCGCCAGAAAGAAGAGCAAGTGGGCTAA
- a CDS encoding HU family DNA-binding protein, whose translation MAAKKKAAAKKAPAKKTAAKKAPAKKAAAKAAPAKKKVTAIKEKYTKTQILNQIAEKTELSRKQVQSVLDELTDVIEGHVKKRAVGEFALPGLMKITTVKKPAKKARKGINPFTGEETVFKAKPASIQVKIRPLKKLKEMAES comes from the coding sequence ATGGCCGCAAAGAAGAAAGCCGCAGCTAAGAAAGCCCCCGCCAAGAAGACTGCAGCCAAAAAGGCTCCAGCCAAGAAAGCCGCAGCCAAGGCCGCTCCGGCCAAGAAGAAAGTGACTGCGATCAAAGAGAAGTACACCAAAACCCAGATTCTGAACCAGATCGCCGAGAAAACCGAGCTGTCCCGCAAGCAGGTACAGTCTGTACTCGACGAACTGACCGACGTGATCGAAGGCCACGTGAAGAAGCGCGCTGTAGGCGAGTTCGCCCTGCCCGGCCTGATGAAGATCACCACCGTGAAAAAGCCGGCCAAAAAGGCTCGTAAGGGTATCAACCCGTTCACCGGTGAAGAGACCGTGTTCAAGGCCAAGCCCGCGAGCATCCAGGTGAAGATTCGCCCGCTGAAGAAGCTGAAGGA
- a CDS encoding YebC/PmpR family DNA-binding transcriptional regulator, producing the protein MAGHSKWANIKHRKAAQDAKRGKIFTKIIRELTVAAKSGGNPDDNPTLRATIDKALGANMKRDTIDKAIARGAGNADGDNYEAVTYEGYGVGGVAVLVECLTDNRNRTVAEVRHAFTKRGGNLGTDGSVAYLFARKGQMYFEPGTDEDALMEAALEAGAEDIETNDDGSIEVTTEFTDYMPVKDALTEAGFKPDNAEIAMIPATTIPLDKDGAEKVMALVDMLEDLDDVQNVYTNADIPEEVMAELA; encoded by the coding sequence ATGGCGGGACACAGTAAATGGGCCAACATCAAGCACCGCAAGGCGGCCCAGGACGCCAAGCGCGGTAAGATTTTCACCAAGATCATTCGCGAGCTGACCGTGGCCGCGAAGTCCGGGGGCAACCCGGATGACAACCCGACCCTGCGCGCCACCATTGACAAGGCCCTGGGCGCGAACATGAAGCGCGACACCATCGACAAGGCCATTGCCCGCGGCGCTGGTAATGCCGACGGTGACAACTACGAGGCGGTGACCTACGAGGGTTACGGTGTGGGCGGCGTGGCGGTACTGGTGGAGTGCCTGACCGACAACCGCAACCGTACCGTGGCCGAGGTACGCCACGCGTTCACCAAGCGTGGAGGCAACCTGGGCACCGATGGCTCCGTTGCTTATCTGTTTGCGCGCAAGGGCCAGATGTACTTTGAGCCGGGTACCGATGAAGACGCGCTGATGGAAGCCGCCCTGGAAGCCGGCGCCGAGGACATCGAAACCAACGACGATGGCAGCATCGAAGTCACCACCGAGTTTACCGACTACATGCCGGTGAAAGACGCGCTCACCGAAGCCGGTTTCAAGCCGGACAATGCGGAAATCGCCATGATTCCGGCCACCACCATCCCGCTGGACAAAGATGGCGCGGAGAAAGTAATGGCACTGGTGGATATGCTGGAAGATCTGGATGATGTGCAGAATGTGTACACCAATGCTGACATTCCGGAAGAGGTGATGGCGGAGCTCGCGTAG
- the ruvC gene encoding crossover junction endodeoxyribonuclease RuvC, producing MTRILGIDPGSRKTGYGLIDVERSSARYVASGVIKLPDGPLPERLKLIFDAVSQIAQQYQPQQMAIENVFMSKSAGSALKLGQARGAAIVAATHADLAVSEYEARKVKQAVVGNGGADKLQVQHMVKTLLKLPASPQEDAADALAVALCHMHTMQTLIQTSAGSRTRFRRGRLSVT from the coding sequence GTGACCCGAATTCTGGGAATTGATCCCGGCTCGCGCAAAACCGGTTACGGCCTCATCGATGTCGAGCGCTCCAGCGCCCGCTATGTGGCGAGTGGGGTGATCAAACTCCCCGATGGCCCACTCCCGGAGCGCCTGAAGCTCATATTTGATGCCGTCAGCCAGATTGCCCAGCAGTATCAGCCGCAGCAGATGGCGATTGAGAATGTGTTTATGTCCAAGAGTGCCGGTTCGGCGCTTAAGCTGGGGCAGGCGAGGGGGGCGGCCATCGTTGCTGCCACCCATGCGGATCTGGCTGTCTCGGAGTACGAAGCACGCAAGGTGAAACAGGCAGTGGTGGGTAACGGTGGTGCGGACAAGCTGCAGGTGCAGCATATGGTCAAAACCCTTTTGAAACTGCCGGCTTCTCCACAGGAAGATGCTGCGGATGCGTTGGCCGTAGCGCTTTGTCATATGCATACGATGCAGACGTTGATTCAAACCTCTGCCGGGAGTCGCACTCGGTTTCGTCGGGGGCGGCTCAGTGTTACTTGA